A window from Carbonactinospora thermoautotrophica encodes these proteins:
- a CDS encoding AMP-dependent synthetase/ligase has translation MREYSVPPMVEAPTGNLTDLIVTNAAEAPDQAVFARRVDDRWQDVTARDFLAEVTAVAKGLVATGVKPGDRVGLLSRTRYEWTLFDFAIWSAGGVVVPIYETSSPEQIEWILADSGATAVIVETADHLAAFQQIRAQVPGVERVWQIDEGAVDVLVTAGRDVPDAEIEQRRATLTPDSLATIIYTSGTTGRPKGCELTHSNFLFELGQAVALLKSVFQEEDASTLLFLPLAHVFARIIEIGCVMARAKLAHASDTKKVVEYLGEYKPTFILSVPRVFEKVYNSASQKAHAAGKGKIFDAAAATAIAYSEALDRGGPGLGLRLKHAMFDRLVYGKLRAALGGQARWAISGGAPLGERLGHFFRGIGLNVLEGYGLTETTAAVCVNSPNAVKIGTVGRPLPGVAVRIAEDGEILVKGGIVFRGYWHNEQATKEAIDDEGWFHTGDIGELDADGYLRITGRKKEILVTAGGKNVAPAVLEDRVRAHPLISQCMVVGDGQPYIAALVTIDEEMLPAWKAQHGKPADATVADLIDDPDLIATVQEAIDEGNKAVSRAEAIKKFRILPHDFTQEGGELTPSLKLKRNVVTKQYAAEISALYS, from the coding sequence GTGCGCGAGTACAGCGTTCCGCCGATGGTCGAGGCCCCGACCGGCAACCTCACCGACCTGATCGTGACCAACGCGGCCGAGGCACCTGACCAGGCGGTGTTCGCCCGACGGGTCGACGACCGTTGGCAAGACGTCACCGCGCGGGACTTCCTCGCCGAGGTGACGGCTGTCGCCAAAGGACTGGTCGCCACCGGCGTCAAGCCGGGCGACCGGGTCGGGTTGTTGTCCCGTACCCGGTACGAGTGGACGCTGTTCGACTTCGCGATCTGGTCCGCCGGCGGCGTCGTGGTGCCCATCTACGAGACCTCCTCGCCTGAGCAGATCGAGTGGATCCTCGCCGACTCCGGCGCGACCGCCGTGATCGTGGAGACCGCCGACCACCTCGCCGCCTTCCAGCAGATACGCGCCCAGGTGCCGGGCGTGGAGCGGGTCTGGCAGATCGACGAAGGCGCGGTGGACGTGCTGGTCACGGCCGGACGCGACGTGCCCGACGCTGAAATCGAGCAGCGGCGCGCCACGCTGACGCCGGACTCGCTGGCCACGATCATCTACACCTCGGGCACGACCGGCCGCCCGAAGGGCTGCGAGCTGACCCACAGCAACTTCCTGTTCGAGCTGGGCCAGGCGGTCGCGCTGCTCAAGAGCGTCTTCCAGGAGGAGGACGCCTCGACCCTGCTGTTCCTGCCGCTCGCGCACGTGTTCGCGCGGATCATCGAGATCGGCTGCGTGATGGCCCGGGCCAAGCTGGCGCACGCCAGCGACACCAAGAAGGTGGTCGAGTACCTGGGCGAGTACAAGCCGACGTTCATCCTGTCGGTACCGCGCGTGTTCGAGAAGGTGTACAACTCGGCCAGCCAGAAGGCCCACGCCGCGGGCAAGGGCAAGATCTTCGACGCCGCGGCGGCCACCGCGATCGCGTACAGCGAGGCGCTGGACCGCGGCGGCCCGGGCCTGGGGCTCCGGCTGAAGCACGCGATGTTCGACCGGCTCGTGTACGGCAAGCTGCGCGCCGCCCTGGGCGGCCAGGCCCGCTGGGCGATCTCCGGCGGTGCCCCGCTCGGCGAGCGGCTGGGCCACTTCTTCCGCGGCATCGGCCTCAACGTGCTCGAGGGGTACGGGCTGACGGAGACCACCGCGGCCGTGTGCGTCAACTCGCCCAACGCGGTCAAGATCGGCACCGTCGGCCGCCCGCTGCCCGGCGTGGCCGTCCGCATCGCCGAGGACGGCGAGATCCTCGTCAAGGGCGGCATCGTGTTCCGCGGCTACTGGCACAACGAGCAGGCCACCAAGGAGGCCATCGACGACGAAGGCTGGTTCCACACCGGCGACATCGGCGAGCTGGACGCCGACGGGTACCTGCGGATCACCGGCCGCAAGAAGGAGATCCTGGTCACCGCCGGCGGCAAGAACGTCGCCCCGGCCGTCCTGGAGGACCGTGTCCGCGCCCACCCGCTGATCAGCCAGTGCATGGTGGTCGGCGACGGCCAGCCGTACATCGCCGCGCTCGTCACCATCGACGAGGAGATGCTCCCCGCCTGGAAGGCCCAGCACGGCAAGCCCGCCGACGCCACGGTCGCCGACCTCATCGACGACCCCGACCTGATCGCCACCGTCCAGGAGGCCATCGACGAGGGCAACAAGGCCGTCTCCCGCGCCGAGGCGATCAAGAAGTTCCGCATCCTCCCGCACGACTTCACCCAGGAGGGCGGCGAGCTCACCCCGTCCCTCAAGCTCAAGCGCAACGTCGTGACCAAGCAGTACGCCGCGGAGATCTCCGCCTTGTACTCCTGA
- a CDS encoding polyketide cyclase / dehydrase and lipid transport — protein sequence MPLVDLIDETFVVADRAVLARIFSDPAAWRAWWPGLRLEVHQDRGLEGVRWNVTGDLVGTSEVWLEEYGDGVIVHYFLRAEPTARGLDRPRRIPPRRVPATRQRLARRYTLVWKRIVNSVKDEVEAGRELGMPRVGEVVHGRRSEPSARLTTWPAGVRDGLRSRRAR from the coding sequence ATGCCACTGGTGGATCTGATCGACGAGACCTTCGTAGTCGCGGACCGGGCGGTCCTGGCGCGCATCTTCTCCGATCCGGCCGCCTGGCGCGCCTGGTGGCCGGGGCTGCGCCTGGAGGTCCACCAGGACCGCGGCCTGGAGGGTGTGCGCTGGAACGTCACCGGTGACCTGGTCGGTACCAGCGAGGTGTGGCTGGAGGAGTACGGGGACGGGGTGATCGTCCACTACTTCCTGCGCGCCGAGCCGACGGCCCGTGGCCTGGATCGGCCCCGGCGGATCCCGCCGCGCCGTGTCCCCGCCACGCGCCAGCGGCTGGCCCGCCGCTACACGCTGGTCTGGAAGCGGATCGTGAACTCCGTCAAGGACGAGGTCGAAGCCGGTCGCGAACTCGGCATGCCACGCGTGGGCGAGGTCGTGCACGGGCGGAGAAGCGAACCGTCGGCGCGACTCACCACGTGGCCGGCAGGGGTACGCGATGGCCTCCGCAGCCGCCGAGCGCGGTAG